One genomic region from Salvia hispanica cultivar TCC Black 2014 chromosome 2, UniMelb_Shisp_WGS_1.0, whole genome shotgun sequence encodes:
- the LOC125207523 gene encoding GDP-fucose transporter 1-like, whose amino-acid sequence MALIRLEAPKQYYATSSLVIGYALCSSLLAVINKFAITKFNYPGLLTALQYLTSAAGVWILGKFGFLHHDPFNLDTAKKFLPAALVFYLAIFTNTNLLRHANVDTFIVFRSLTPLLVAVADTAFRKQPCPSKLTFLSLVIILGGAVGYVATDNGFTLTAYSWAFAYLVTITTEMVYIKHIVTNLGLNTWGFVLYNNLLSLMVAPVFWVLTGEYADVFAALGSSSGADLLEPIAFSAVSLSCVFGLLISFFGFAARKAISATAFTVTGVVNKFLTVAINVLIWDKHATPFGLVCLLLTIVGGVFYQQSVTGGVGAAPNQRESKQTDSKNDIKTDRDEEEGISGKLSGV is encoded by the coding sequence ATGGCTCTGATACGGCTGGAGGCGCCGAAGCAATACTACGCGACCAGCAGCTTGGTGATCGGCTATGCTCTCTGCTCCAGCCTGCTCGCTGTGATCAACAAATTCGCgattaccaaatttaattaCCCTGGTTTGCTCACTGCTCTTCAGTATTTAACTTCAGCTGCAGGTGTTTGGATTCTGGGTAAATTTGGGTTCTTGCACCACGATCCCTTCAATTTAGATACAGCCAAGAAGTTCCTGCCTGCAGCATTGGTGTTTTATCTGGCTATTTTCACCAATACGAATCTCCTTCGTCACGCCAATGTTGATACCTTTATTGTTTTCAGATCTCTGACTCCACTTCTTGTGGCGGTTGCCGACACAGCGTTTAGGAAACAGCCTTGCCCTTCTAAACTCACTTTCCTTTCACTGGTGATCATTTTGGGGGGTGCTGTTGGGTATGTGGCTACCGATAATGGGTTCACGCTGACTGCTTATTCTTGGGCTTTCGCCTATTTGGTGACTATCACCACAGAGATGGTTTACATCAAACACATTGTGACTAATCTTGGGTTGAACACTTGGGGATTTGTGTTGTACAATAATCTTTTGTCGTTGATGGTGGCGCCCGTCTTTTGGGTTTTGACAGGGGAGTATGCTGATGTGTTTGCAGCTCTGGGATCCTCGAGCGGAGCGGATTTGCTTGAACCCATTGCGTTTTCTGCTGTGTCCCTGTCTTGTGTGTTTGGGTTGCTCATTAGCTTTTTTGGCTTTGCAGCTAGAAAGGCGATATCTGCGACTGCATTTACAGTTACAGGGGTTGTGAACAAGTTTTTGACTGTTGCTATCAATGTCTTGATTTGGGATAAGCATGCCACTCCTTTTGGCTTGGTGTGTTTGCTTCTGACTATTGTTGGAGGGGTTTTCTATCAGCAGTCTGTCACCGGAGGAGTTGGGGCTGCTCCTAACCAGCGGGAGTCCAAGCAAACAGACAGTAAGAACGATATCAAAACTGATAGGGACGAAGAGGAAGGAATTTCTGGTAAACTTTCTGGAGTATGA
- the LOC125208531 gene encoding calmodulin-binding protein 60 B-like — protein sequence MSPKRQLSQEGDELQNKRRHFFPNISGTSRYRNLEDFAPMLEPIMRNWVKEEVDSAIDRVFSGAESERRSLRLRFESRLPATIFTGNKIGTSPVKISLYDPSCDKVVATGPYSWMKVGVVVVQGDFDGEECSAKEFDSKVVQSRQGKRPLLNGEAIVALKDGVGYIHNLSFTDNSSWDRSGTFRLGLRVHSSSSSGSGEVSVREGVSNAFKVKDQRGESYQKHHPPQLNDQVWRLEKIGKNGASHKQLTKLGISNVGDLLRLLAMNPVSVRDALGKKMSNKKWETIVAHAAECVLDDKKYIYTNAQGSSLMFNSIYSLIGVTFDGLTYIPMHSLPAYQRKAVEELKQRAFENLSSWEICEPDLSMLPQTMGQGEVEMEMNTHHPPLENVTFEMGDASQMEGFNVTFNN from the exons ATGTCGCCAAAACGACAGCTCTCACAGGAGGGTGACGAACTCCAGAACAAACGTCGCCATTTCTTCCCCAA TATATCAGGGACCAGCAGATACCGGAATCTTGAAGACTTCGCTCCCATGTTGGAACCCATCATGCGGAATTGg GTGAAAGAGGAGGTGGACAGTGCAATAGATCG TGTATTCTCGGGTGCGGAGAGTGAGAGGAGGAGTCTGCGTTTGCGGTTTGAGAGTAGGCTGCCGGCCACTATTTTTACAGGAAACAAGATTGGGACAAGCCCGGTGAAAATCTCCTTGTACGATCCAAGCTGCGACAAAGTTGTGGCAACGGGTCCGTATTCTTGGATGAAGGTGGGTGTAGTGGTGGTGCAGGGTGACTTCGATGGCGAGGAGTGTTCAGCGAAGGAGTTTGACAGCAAAGTCGTGCAGAGCAGGCAAGGGAAAAGGCCACTGTTGAACGGGGAGGCGATTGTAGCGTTGAAGGATGGGGTAGGCTACATCCACAACCTCTCCTTCACGGATAACTCCAGCTGGGATCGGTCTGGCACGTTCCGTTTAGGACTCAGAGTCCATTCTAGTTCTAGTTCGGGTTCTGGTGAAGTGAGTGTTAGAGAAGGGGTTAGCAACGCGTTCAAAGTAAAAGATCAACGCGGAGAAT CTTATCAGAAGCACCATCCGCCGCAGTTGAATGATCAAGTGTGGCGCTTGGAGAAGATAGGTAAAAACGGCGCAAGCCATAAACAGCTCACCAAACTTGGCATTTCCAACGTTGGAGATTTGTTGAGGTTGCTTGCCATGAATCCGGTCTCAGTACGCGAT GCACTTGGTAAGAAGATGTCCAACAAGAAATGGGAGACAATTGTGGCACACGCTGCTGAATGCGTCTTAGACGACAAGAAATATATTTACACGAATGCACAAGGGAGTTCCCTGATGTTCAACTCCATCTACAGCCTCATTGGAGTAACATTTGATGGCCTCACTTATATCCCTATGCATAGTCTGCCCGCTTATCAACGG AAAGCGGTGGAGGAGCTCAAGCAGCGAGCTTTTGAAAACTTAAGCAGCTGGGAAATTTGTGAACCTGATCTTAGCATGCTTCCTCAAACTATGGGACAAG GTGAGGTAGAGATGGAGATGAATACTCATCATCCACCGCTCGAAAATGTGACGTTTGAGATGGGAGATGCTTCACAAATGGAAGGATTCAATGTGACATTCAACAACTAG